A segment of the Erythrobacter sp. F6033 genome:
GTCGAAGCCCCAGATTTTTCAAAGCTGCCTGAGCTCGGGGAGTGACCGCTTTTGGCATTGGTAAACCGATGGGGGATACTCCGCACGCAGCCCAGCTTCGGCCTCACCTTCGCAGGTAAAGCCGCCCCTTTTTATGTGCGGCAATCGACCAAGATTAAAGCGCACAGAAAACGCTAGACCAACCTACGGCCTAAAACGCATTAGACTGCGCATGCTGCCTTCACTTTGACGCCGGTGTTTTCGGCTACCGTGTTCTCGGGCCGGGTGAGAGCACGTAGAACTCAAACTCCCTAACGCCCGAACGAAAGAACGGCTGTGCTTCGCGGTACTTTTCTGTTTGCTGAAGCGCGCGAAGACTATCGGGATTGTCCCATTCCACCAGAGTCAGCTGTCCGGGCGCACCACCTTGAAATGCGTGAGTTTCGAATGTCGGAGCGATCATCTTGTACATGAACCGTCCACCAGCCCTGCCCACATCGTCTTCAATAATTTCAAAGTACCGCGCATAGTCCTTTGAACGGTCTGGGTTCAGCCACGCAATCGCCAGTGTATAGAACTTGTCGGGATCAAAACGCAGTGTCAGATCCTCTTCAAGTTCATCGGAGTAGATCCGAAGGTCATCCCAGCCCTTGGCTCTAAGTGACTTGATTTCAGGCCAATCAGGATGACTTGTGAATTGCCGCTCCGCATCAGAGCTCGGCCAAGAAAATACAGTCAATGAGGTAGCAGGGTATTCGCCAACAATAGCCCGATCAATGTTTAGCGTAACGTCACGCGATAACCCGAAGGACTCTGCCAATGGGAAGGCGCGGCGGTAATATTCTGCTACAGCCGCCTCACCGCCCTCGCGGTTGTCTGGAAAAACAAACGATATGCTTTGGCCTGCCTTGTATTCCAGAACCGTGGCGGCAGACGGTTCTGCTGTCCCTTCCGAGTTGGCAATCGTGGCGGCGCGATTGCTATCCGCAGTCAAAGGCTGCTGCGCACAGGATGCACCTACCAAGCAGAAAAGACCGATAGCAAGCATTCGTGGGCAGCTTCGCTGACACTGGTTCTGGAGCACTAAATTCACCTTCAATCGAATTGCATGAGTGCTAGGCACTAACAGGTTTCGACCCGAATATTTGGATAGACATCCTCCACCATTGGTGCAAAATCACACCACATGATGAATTGGGATGATTATCGTCTGGTGCTCGCCATGGCCCGGGCGGGCTCGATAAGAGGGGCGGCATCGCTGCTATCTGTCAACCATGCCACCGTATCTCGGCGCCTAGCTCAGTTGGGTGATGCCATTGGCGACCCGGTGTTTGAACGGGTCGCTGGGGGCTATCGACCCACGCTTCTTGGCAATGAATTGGTCGCCGCAGCCGAAAAGATGGAACTTGTATCTACAGAGGCGGAGAGGCGATCGCGCGCTTTGTCGAGCGACCTAAGGGGGCCGGTAAAATTATCCATCCCGGAAGTAATCGGCCGCCACCTTCTGCTTGATGACCTGAATGAATTGGTGGCGGAATATCCAGATATCGAACTGACGATCGATGTGTCTTATGACTTTGCCGACCTCAATCGTTCACAGGCGGATATTGTTGTAAGGAACACACCTTCACCGCCCGATCATTTCGTGGGCAGGCGCTTGTTCCCCCTCGCTTTATGCCACTACTGCAAGCGTGGATATTTGGAGGCTGTGCCGGAGAATGATCGTGTATGGCTGACGCGTTCGCGCGATACCGCTCATCTCGAGTGGATAGCTCGATCTCCCTTTCCCGATGCCGGCCTGGGCCCTGTGATCGAAGATATCGGTCTTCGTCACGAAGCCGCTGCGCGCGGTCAAGGGATGATTTTCGGAGCATGTTATATCGCGGATTCCGATCCGCGCATGATGCGTATTGCTGGAAGCACGCCTGAGCCGCTTGCAGACTTATGGGTGCTCACACATCCCGACCTGAAAAAGGTACCGCGCATTTCGCAGACAATGAGCTTCCTATACGAACGACTGTCCCGGCATCGTGACCTTATTGAGGGGCGCTTGCCGCGCGACAACTCTCTCTAGCATTTATCCTCGCGGTGAGAAATCGCACCACCTTCAGCGCAAATCGAACCATAGCTGAGATCAGCACACATGATAGCGGGCCACCTTTCTTGTCCTCCATAAAGGTGCTGCCTAATGAATTCTCTAAAAGCGCGCATTGCGCGAACGCTGTCCCATATCGCAATTGCGAGTTGCGTGGCGTGCTCGCCAGCCTACGCACAGGACGAAGCAGGATCCGCAACAACCGATCCCGTTGTCTATGATGAAGCGTATTTTGCGCCATTCGCACCGCGCACATCACTAGACATGGTGCGCCAAGTGCCCGGCTTTGCAATTGTGTTGGCCGATGATCGCAGAGGGCTGGGTCAGGGCGGCGCCAATGTGTTGATCGATGGGGAGCGCATTCCAGGAAAAGCTGAAGATGCGCTCGATGCTCTGTCACGTATTGCTGCTGCTGACGTTGCTCGCATCGAGGTAATTGATGGTACGACACTCGGGATCTCCGGTCTTGTTGGGCAGGTAGTAAACGTGATCCGACGGCGCTCGGGCATAAGCGGCAGTTTCGGTTATGAAGCCAGTGTCGGGACCGACGATGCGCCGCCGCAATTTGGCAAAGCAAACTTAGCCGTGAACGGAGGCACTGACCGACTATCTTGGTCCGTAGCATTGGCTCATGATCAGGTTCGCTCAAGACTGTTTGGCCAGGAAGTTGTCCGCGGCCCGGCCGGAAATTTGTTGGACTCGCGGATAGACGAGCAATTCTTCATTGGTGATCAACCGACGCTTTCTGGGAGCATCAAACGCACCGGGCCTGGCGGCGACATCCTCAATCTTAGCGCAGAACTACAGTTACTATCGTTCGAGTTTTCCGAGAATTCAGAACGGTTTGGCAGCGATGGTCTCCAAACTGCGCCAGATCGAACACGCAACTTGATCAGAGATGAGGGGCGTACGAAATACGAAATTGGAGGCGATTATGCATTTGACCTTGGCGAAGGTCGCTTCAAGCTCATTGGCCTTCATACCTCCGATGATACATTCCGCGCGCCCGCAGTTGTTACCAGTTTTTCCGATGTTAGCCCCGTCGCAGGAACCGAATTTCGGCGAGACGCCCGGGCCATTGAGAGCATTGCACGGGCAGAATACGCGTGGTCGGCGGGCCAGTCCAATTGGGAGATTAGTGTAGAGGGGGCGCTCAATAGCTTGGACGTGGAAAACGCACTTGCAGTGCGTGATGCCAACGGCGCACTACAAAATATCGATTTTCCAGACAGTAGCGTGAAGGAAGAGCGCGCCGAAGCGATCATCAACTATGCTCGCCCATTATCGCCAAACTTGTCGCTGCAGGCGGCATTGGGCGGAGAATACTCACAGATTCAACAATCTGGCGCTGCCGATCTGACGCGTAGCTTTATACGTCCGAAAGGCTCGCTCGCGCTGGCATGGCGCGCGTCGCCGAACCTTGATGTATCAACCAGCTTGGAACGTGAAGTCGGTCAATTGAACTTCTTCGATTTCATCGCTTCGGTTGATCCCAACAACGGTGATGACGTCGGGACCAATCCGAACCTCCGCCCGCCACAAAGCTGGGTCTTGGATGTGGAAGCAACGCGGGCGCTCGGTAAAGCGGGTAACATCACGCTACGCGCCTACAGAGAATGGATCAGCGACATCGTTGATCAGGTACCCATCGGCGCTGATGGAGAAGCCCCCGGCAACATCGATACCGCGAGCCGTTATGGTCTTGAATGGACCAGCACAATTTTGGGCGATGCAGTCGGTATTCCCGGAGCCAGACTGAACACGACGCTTGCCTTAGAGCGCAGCAGAGTCATCGATCCCCTGACAGGCGCGAGACGCGAGATAACTCGCAACCGCCAACGACGACTGAAAATCGATTTCCGTCACGACATCCCGCGCAGTGATATAGCCTGGGGTGCAAGCTGGCAGAATGATCGCGATGCGGCGATAGTCAGGTTAGATAGTGTTTTCCGCGAAACGCGCACTCCGGGCCATGCTGAGCTATTTGTCGAGCACAAGAACTTCATGGGCCTCACCGTTCGAGCTGCAGCCGTAAATGTGCTTGATGATAAGAGAGCAGGTGAGCGGCGGGTGTTTAACGGCCGCAGAACTGACCCGCTGGCATTCAGCGAAAGCAGGATGCTGGGAGAAGGGCTAATTTTCCGGCTGCGCATCGAAGGAAGTTTTTGAGGCATGGATGCGTGGAGCCAGACCCTGAATGCAGTTGCCTAGTGCACTTCGTTGACAACTGCGACATCTTTGACTTCAAAATCCGGATTGTCGTTTTCAGGATCGCAGATCTTGGATGGCAACGTCTACGCGTGCAGCGCAAACCAGCTGACCGGAGTGACAACGATCAAAACATCAAGTTTCATGTCATTTGGTAACATCGAAGCTGATAAGTCATGCGCGGGTCAGTGCTAACTAGAACACTCGCCGAGCCATCCGCGCTAGCTGAGTTGCTGCCCATTGTGCGAATGAGCGTCCTTCAGTGCGAATTTGCACCGTTCCGGGAATGAGTTGAATCTGATAGCCATCTCCTCTCACCGCACCTTTCTCCGCAATCATACGGACACGGTAAAGCGCCTCTCTTGGAGCAAGCTCCTCGCCACTCTTATCGACAGCGATAGGCCCGCCATTGGTCGAGGCGAGAATAGGCTGTTCGAGCCGAGCAACCGCGCTGGATGACAGCTCAACCAGCTTTGCTGAGCGGGAGGGC
Coding sequences within it:
- a CDS encoding LysR family transcriptional regulator — protein: MMNWDDYRLVLAMARAGSIRGAASLLSVNHATVSRRLAQLGDAIGDPVFERVAGGYRPTLLGNELVAAAEKMELVSTEAERRSRALSSDLRGPVKLSIPEVIGRHLLLDDLNELVAEYPDIELTIDVSYDFADLNRSQADIVVRNTPSPPDHFVGRRLFPLALCHYCKRGYLEAVPENDRVWLTRSRDTAHLEWIARSPFPDAGLGPVIEDIGLRHEAAARGQGMIFGACYIADSDPRMMRIAGSTPEPLADLWVLTHPDLKKVPRISQTMSFLYERLSRHRDLIEGRLPRDNSL
- a CDS encoding TonB-dependent receptor, whose translation is MNSLKARIARTLSHIAIASCVACSPAYAQDEAGSATTDPVVYDEAYFAPFAPRTSLDMVRQVPGFAIVLADDRRGLGQGGANVLIDGERIPGKAEDALDALSRIAAADVARIEVIDGTTLGISGLVGQVVNVIRRRSGISGSFGYEASVGTDDAPPQFGKANLAVNGGTDRLSWSVALAHDQVRSRLFGQEVVRGPAGNLLDSRIDEQFFIGDQPTLSGSIKRTGPGGDILNLSAELQLLSFEFSENSERFGSDGLQTAPDRTRNLIRDEGRTKYEIGGDYAFDLGEGRFKLIGLHTSDDTFRAPAVVTSFSDVSPVAGTEFRRDARAIESIARAEYAWSAGQSNWEISVEGALNSLDVENALAVRDANGALQNIDFPDSSVKEERAEAIINYARPLSPNLSLQAALGGEYSQIQQSGAADLTRSFIRPKGSLALAWRASPNLDVSTSLEREVGQLNFFDFIASVDPNNGDDVGTNPNLRPPQSWVLDVEATRALGKAGNITLRAYREWISDIVDQVPIGADGEAPGNIDTASRYGLEWTSTILGDAVGIPGARLNTTLALERSRVIDPLTGARREITRNRQRRLKIDFRHDIPRSDIAWGASWQNDRDAAIVRLDSVFRETRTPGHAELFVEHKNFMGLTVRAAAVNVLDDKRAGERRVFNGRRTDPLAFSESRMLGEGLIFRLRIEGSF